One Scyliorhinus canicula chromosome 14, sScyCan1.1, whole genome shotgun sequence genomic region harbors:
- the LOC119977094 gene encoding G-protein coupled receptor 183-like, producing the protein MQAVVENTAGVPVSVEPMEVHLNMTNSATLLNNSSNITQCNLYAHHQSARIVLPLVYSIISLVGVFGNGLAIVAIRKKQKKINSTTLYSMNLVISDIFFAAILPTRIVYYARGFNWPFGEPMCRITAVICYSNIYASVSFMTCLSLDRLLAVIYPFRYSKFRKVHNVKKICIVVWIIILCQTLPLLFMQMSKKIGDNFLTCMEYPNFESIPNLPQILLGACIIGYVLPVAIMLFCYSKVSSKLFRSARDNPLTERSGRSRKANNVILLVLFVFFICFTPYHVVIVQYMIRKLRYNILCPGQLEFQIALHVTVTVMNFNCCLDPFIYFFACKGYRNIVLKMIRQPISVSISSGVKTGQDNSTPGTVNQLNTTGTISDARL; encoded by the exons ATGCAAGCCGTCGTGGAAAACA CTGCAGGAGTTCCAGTTTCCGTAGAACCAATGGAAGTGCACCTGAACATGACTAATTCCGCAACTCTTCTCAACAATTCTTCAAACATTACACAATGTAATCTGTACGCCCATCACCAATCAGCCAGAATTGTTCTACCTCTAGTCTACTCCATCATATCCTTAGTTGGTGTCTTTGGGAATGGCCTAGCCATAGTTGCCATCAGGAAGAAGCAGAAAAAAATCAATTCAACTACACTTTACTCCATGAATCTGGTGATCTCAGACATTTTCTTCGCGGCCATTTTACCCACACGAATAGTATACTACGCACGAGGATTTAACTGGCCATTTGGTGAACCAATGTGCAGAATTACTGCAGTAATTTGTTACAGCAACATATATGCCAGCGTAAGTTTCATGACCTGCTTAAGTTTGGACCGGCTGCTTGCTGTAATATATCCGTTTCGCTATTCGAAGTTCAGAAAAGTCCACAACGTCAAAAAGATCTGCATTGTTGTGTGGATCATTATTCTCTGTCAGACATTGCCACTGCTGTTTATGCAAATGTCGAAAAAGATTGGAGACAATTTCTTGACATGTATGGAATATCCAAATTTTGAGTCTATTCCAAACCTTCCACAAATTCTGCTTGGTGCGTGTATAATCGGTTACGTCTTGCCTGTGGCTATCATGCTGTTTTGTTATTCTAAAGTCAGTTCCAAACTCTTCAGGTCAGCAAGAGATAACCCCTTGACTGAAAGGTCAGGAAGAAGCAGAAAAGCTAACAACGTAATCCTACTTGTGCTCTTCGTGTTCTTCATATGTTTCACGCCATACCATGTGGTCATTGTGCAATACATGATCAGAAAGCTGCGGTACAATATACTCTGCCCCGGCCAACTGGAGTTTCAAATAGCTCTCCATGTGACTGTTACCGTGATGAACTTCAATTGCTGCCTGGACCCTTTCATCTATTTCTTTGCCTGCAAGGGCTACAGGAACATCGTCCTCAAGATGATCAGGCAGCCCATCAGTGTGTCAATTTCAAGTGGAGTTAAGACCGGACAGGACAATAGCACACCTGGGACAGTGAATCAGTTGAATACAACAGGGACAATCTCTGATGCCAGATTGTAG